A genomic stretch from Georgenia muralis includes:
- a CDS encoding SMP-30/gluconolactonase/LRE family protein — protein sequence MSTPEQITDAVAYHGEGPCWSETWGGLRWVDMLAGDLLTLRADGGVDRLHVGDVAAFVRPRSRGGYVVGLERGLGLADAPDEPATPLPEMWSDAGVRMNEGGCDPAGNLYAGSMPYDRTPGGARLYRITPAGDVSVVLPAVTTSNGIDFSPDGTRAYYNDTATGGTDVFDVTDGELVNRRLFHSADDGRADGLCVDSAGNVWVALNRVGRVRLYSPEAKILQEVELPVRLVTACTLGGADGKDLLITTSREKLEDPEPEAGALFRLRVDVPGRPVLPYAG from the coding sequence ATGAGCACTCCTGAGCAGATCACCGACGCCGTCGCCTACCACGGGGAGGGGCCCTGCTGGTCCGAGACGTGGGGAGGGCTGCGCTGGGTCGACATGCTCGCCGGGGACCTGCTCACCCTGCGCGCCGACGGCGGCGTGGACCGCCTCCACGTCGGGGACGTCGCCGCGTTCGTCCGCCCGCGCAGCCGCGGCGGGTACGTCGTCGGGCTCGAGCGCGGGCTCGGCCTCGCCGACGCGCCCGACGAGCCCGCGACCCCGCTGCCGGAGATGTGGTCCGATGCCGGGGTCCGCATGAACGAGGGCGGCTGCGACCCCGCCGGGAACCTCTACGCCGGCTCCATGCCCTACGACCGCACCCCCGGCGGCGCCCGGCTGTACCGCATCACCCCCGCGGGCGACGTCTCGGTCGTCCTGCCCGCCGTCACCACCTCCAACGGCATCGACTTCTCCCCCGACGGCACGCGCGCGTACTACAACGACACGGCCACCGGCGGGACCGACGTCTTCGACGTCACCGACGGCGAGCTGGTGAACCGGCGGCTGTTCCACTCCGCCGACGACGGGCGCGCCGACGGTCTGTGCGTGGACTCGGCCGGCAACGTCTGGGTAGCCCTCAACCGCGTGGGACGGGTGCGCCTGTACTCCCCCGAGGCGAAGATCCTCCAGGAGGTCGAGCTCCCGGTCCGGCTGGTCACGGCCTGCACCCTCGGCGGGGCGGACGGCAAGGACCTGCTCATCACCACCTCGCGCGAGAAGCTCGAGGACCCCGAGCCGGAGGCCGGCGCGCTGTTCCGCCTGCGCGTGGACGTCCCCGGCCGGCCCGTGCTGCCCTACGCCGGGTGA
- the glpK gene encoding glycerol kinase GlpK — protein sequence MADEKKYVLAIDQGTTSSRAIVFDHSGQIVETGQLEHEQIFPKAGWVEHDPLEIWKNVREVVGLALTRANLTYHDIAAVGITNQRETTVVWDKTTGEPVYNAIVWQDTRTDKIVNELGGSEGQDKYKAKVGLPLATYFSGPKVKWILDNVEGARERAEAGDLLFGNTDSWVVWNMTGGKDGGVHVTDVTNASRTMLMDLATLSWDEGIAKDMGIPLSMLPEIRSSSEVYGEGRQGGMVPGIPIAGILGDQQAATFGQACFEVGMAKNTYGTGNFMLLNTGTEPVPSKNGLLTTVAYKIGDAPAVYALEGSIAVTGSLVQWLRDNIGIISNAAEIEDLAKTVDDNGGAYFVPAFSGLFAPYWKSDARGALVGLTRYVNKGHIARAVLEATAFQTREVNDAMTADSGVALTELKVDGGMIANETLMQFQADILGVDVVRPKVAETTALGAAYAAGIAVGFWQGEQDVIDNWAEDKRWTPSMDEGDRERTYRLWKKAVTRTFDWVDDDVK from the coding sequence ATGGCTGACGAGAAGAAGTACGTCCTCGCCATCGACCAGGGCACCACGTCCTCCCGCGCGATCGTCTTCGACCACAGCGGTCAGATCGTCGAGACGGGCCAGCTCGAGCACGAGCAGATCTTCCCCAAGGCGGGCTGGGTCGAGCACGACCCGCTGGAGATCTGGAAGAACGTCCGCGAGGTCGTCGGCCTCGCCCTGACCCGCGCCAACCTGACCTACCACGACATCGCAGCCGTGGGCATCACGAACCAGCGCGAGACCACGGTGGTGTGGGACAAGACCACCGGCGAGCCGGTCTACAACGCCATCGTGTGGCAGGACACCCGCACCGACAAGATCGTCAACGAGCTCGGCGGCTCGGAGGGCCAGGACAAGTACAAGGCCAAGGTCGGTCTGCCGCTCGCCACGTACTTCTCCGGCCCGAAGGTCAAGTGGATCCTCGACAACGTCGAGGGCGCCCGCGAGCGCGCCGAGGCCGGGGACCTCCTCTTCGGCAACACCGACAGCTGGGTCGTGTGGAACATGACCGGCGGCAAGGACGGCGGTGTCCACGTCACCGACGTCACCAACGCCTCACGCACCATGCTGATGGACCTCGCCACCCTCAGCTGGGACGAGGGGATCGCCAAGGACATGGGGATCCCCCTGTCGATGCTCCCCGAGATCCGCTCCTCCTCCGAGGTCTACGGCGAGGGCCGCCAGGGCGGCATGGTGCCCGGGATCCCGATCGCGGGCATCCTCGGCGACCAGCAGGCCGCCACCTTCGGCCAGGCCTGCTTCGAGGTCGGCATGGCCAAGAACACCTACGGCACGGGCAACTTCATGCTGCTCAACACGGGCACCGAGCCCGTTCCGTCGAAGAACGGCCTGCTCACCACGGTCGCGTACAAGATCGGTGACGCGCCGGCCGTGTACGCCCTCGAGGGGTCCATCGCCGTCACGGGCTCGCTCGTGCAGTGGCTGCGCGACAACATCGGCATCATCTCCAACGCCGCCGAGATCGAGGACCTCGCCAAGACGGTCGACGACAACGGCGGGGCCTACTTCGTCCCGGCGTTCTCCGGTCTCTTCGCGCCGTACTGGAAGTCCGACGCCCGCGGTGCGCTCGTGGGACTGACCCGGTACGTCAACAAGGGCCACATCGCCCGGGCCGTCCTCGAGGCCACCGCGTTCCAGACCCGCGAGGTCAACGACGCGATGACCGCCGACTCCGGCGTCGCCCTGACCGAGCTCAAGGTCGACGGCGGCATGATCGCCAACGAGACGCTCATGCAGTTCCAGGCCGACATCCTCGGCGTGGACGTCGTGCGCCCCAAGGTCGCCGAGACCACCGCCCTGGGCGCGGCCTACGCCGCCGGCATCGCCGTGGGCTTCTGGCAGGGCGAGCAGGACGTCATCGACAACTGGGCCGAGGACAAGCGCTGGACCCCCTCGATGGACGAGGGCGACCGCGAGCGCACCTACCGCCTGTGGAAGAAGGCCGTCACGCGGACCTTCGACTGGGTCGACGACGACGTGAAGTAG
- a CDS encoding LutB/LldF family L-lactate oxidation iron-sulfur protein, with translation MPNVRPQPAHAPAHPLRWGEPFPEAAHETLANGQMRRNLAHATRTIRDKRLRVTAELPDWEALRDAGAAIKHQVMSELPALLVELERNVTARGGHVHWARDAEEANRIVTDLVRAKGADEVVKVKSMATQEIGLNEHLEAEGITATETDLAELIVQLAGDMPSHVLVPAIHRNREEIREIFAGRMADAPAGLTGEPRELAMAARAHLRAKFLTAKVAISGANLAVAETGTVAVFESEGNGRMCLTLPETLVTVMGIEKLVPTFRDVEVFAQLLPRSSTGERMNPYTTLWTGVTPGDGPQEFHLVLLDNGRTKALADEVGRQALHCIRCSACMNVCPVYEHTGGHAYGSVYPGPIGAILTPQLLGTGTKGSLPHHDATASLPFASSLCGACYEACPVKIDIPTALVHLRGRMVEAEQRRPLPTGWATAMRSAAAVMTSGSRFAVAARAAGLGRVAARGERIGRLPGPLAGWTSVRDVPAPPRQSFRQWWSQHESEER, from the coding sequence ATGCCCAACGTCCGGCCGCAGCCTGCGCACGCCCCCGCCCACCCGCTGCGCTGGGGCGAGCCGTTCCCCGAGGCGGCGCACGAGACGCTCGCCAACGGGCAGATGCGGCGCAACCTCGCCCACGCCACCCGCACCATCCGCGACAAGCGCCTGCGCGTGACCGCCGAGCTGCCGGACTGGGAGGCGCTGCGCGACGCCGGCGCGGCGATCAAGCACCAGGTGATGTCGGAGCTGCCGGCGCTGCTCGTCGAGCTCGAGCGCAACGTCACCGCCCGCGGCGGTCACGTGCACTGGGCGCGCGACGCCGAGGAGGCCAACCGGATCGTCACCGACCTCGTGCGGGCCAAGGGGGCCGACGAGGTCGTCAAGGTCAAGTCGATGGCCACCCAGGAGATCGGGCTCAACGAGCACCTCGAGGCCGAGGGCATCACCGCCACCGAGACCGACCTCGCCGAGCTCATCGTCCAGCTCGCCGGCGACATGCCCTCCCACGTCCTCGTTCCCGCCATCCACCGCAACCGCGAGGAGATCCGCGAGATCTTCGCCGGCCGCATGGCCGACGCCCCGGCGGGCCTGACGGGCGAGCCGCGCGAGCTGGCGATGGCCGCCCGCGCGCACCTGCGCGCGAAGTTCCTCACCGCCAAGGTCGCCATCTCCGGCGCCAACCTCGCCGTCGCCGAGACCGGGACGGTGGCGGTCTTCGAGTCCGAGGGCAACGGGCGGATGTGCCTGACCCTGCCCGAGACCCTCGTCACGGTCATGGGCATCGAGAAGCTGGTGCCCACGTTCCGCGACGTCGAGGTCTTCGCCCAGCTCCTGCCACGCTCGTCCACCGGTGAGCGGATGAACCCCTACACGACCCTGTGGACCGGGGTCACACCGGGCGACGGACCGCAGGAGTTCCACCTCGTCCTGCTCGACAACGGCCGCACCAAGGCCCTCGCCGACGAGGTGGGCCGCCAGGCCCTGCACTGCATCCGCTGCTCGGCGTGCATGAACGTCTGCCCGGTGTACGAGCACACCGGGGGCCACGCGTACGGGTCGGTCTACCCCGGCCCCATCGGGGCGATCCTCACCCCCCAGCTCTTGGGCACGGGCACGAAGGGCTCGCTGCCCCACCACGACGCCACCGCGTCCCTGCCCTTCGCCTCCTCCCTGTGCGGCGCCTGCTACGAGGCGTGCCCGGTCAAGATCGACATCCCGACCGCGCTGGTGCACCTGCGCGGCCGGATGGTCGAGGCGGAGCAGCGCCGACCGCTGCCCACCGGCTGGGCCACGGCCATGCGCAGCGCGGCCGCCGTGATGACGTCCGGCTCGCGGTTCGCCGTGGCTGCCCGCGCGGCGGGCCTGGGCCGCGTCGCCGCCCGGGGTGAGCGCATCGGCCGCCTGCCCGGGCCGCTGGCGGGCTGGACGTCGGTGCGCGACGTCCCTGCGCCCCCGCGCCAGAGCTTCCGGCAGTGGTGGTCCCAGCACGAGAGCGAGGAGCGGTGA
- a CDS encoding glycerol-3-phosphate dehydrogenase/oxidase, with amino-acid sequence MTGGEELDVLVVGGGVTGAGIALDAVTRGLRTGIVEMQDWAGGTSQWSSKLIHGGLRYLYNLDFKLVAEGLRERGLLLTTTAPHLVKAQPFLWPLKQRFIERAYSAVGVGMYDAMAVAGHRGMAVPVQKHYTRRRALEVFPDIREDALIGAIRFYDARVDDARLVMTLVRTAQSYGAMAASRTQVVDMLKGPGGRVTGAKVVDLETGAEHEIRAKHVINATGVWTEKTEALGGTGGGLQVLASKGIHIVVPKERIKGSTGIFLRTEKSVLFIIPWQRYWIIGTTDTPWEVEGRQHPVATAEDVDYLLEHANSVLRSDLTRADLIGVYAGLRPLLQPGTKDGAASTKVSRDHTVVEAAPGLTVISGGKLTSYRLMAEHAVDHALGKHEAKAKPSVTPSTPLVGAAGLAAYESQAPRIAQQYGWTADRLEHLLGRYGTDLPTLLAMIDDDPDLGRPLAAAPEYLRAEVAMAVTHEGALHLEDILARRIRLFYESADRGLAALDEMAEIVRPLLGWDEARALEEKASYTALAEAEAAALRTHTDVEAERARLAAPDLVPLRPLATE; translated from the coding sequence ATGACCGGGGGCGAGGAGCTCGACGTGCTCGTCGTCGGCGGGGGCGTGACCGGGGCCGGCATCGCGCTGGACGCGGTCACCCGCGGGCTGCGCACCGGCATCGTGGAGATGCAGGACTGGGCCGGGGGCACCTCCCAGTGGTCCTCCAAGCTCATCCACGGCGGCCTGCGCTACCTCTACAACCTCGACTTCAAGCTGGTCGCCGAGGGGCTGCGCGAACGTGGCCTCCTCCTCACCACCACGGCCCCGCACCTGGTCAAGGCCCAGCCCTTCCTGTGGCCCCTCAAGCAGCGCTTCATCGAGCGCGCCTACTCCGCCGTCGGCGTGGGCATGTACGACGCGATGGCGGTCGCCGGCCACCGGGGCATGGCGGTCCCGGTCCAGAAGCACTACACCCGCAGGCGTGCGCTGGAGGTCTTCCCCGACATCCGCGAGGACGCGCTCATCGGCGCGATCAGGTTCTACGACGCCCGCGTCGACGACGCCCGCCTCGTCATGACTCTCGTGCGCACCGCCCAGTCCTACGGGGCGATGGCCGCCTCCCGCACGCAGGTCGTGGACATGCTCAAGGGCCCCGGCGGGAGGGTCACCGGCGCGAAGGTGGTCGACCTGGAGACGGGCGCCGAGCACGAGATCCGGGCGAAGCACGTCATCAACGCCACCGGCGTGTGGACCGAGAAGACCGAGGCCCTCGGCGGGACCGGCGGGGGCCTGCAGGTGCTGGCCTCCAAGGGCATCCACATCGTGGTGCCGAAGGAGCGCATCAAGGGCAGCACCGGCATCTTCCTGCGCACCGAGAAGTCCGTCCTGTTCATCATCCCGTGGCAGCGGTACTGGATCATCGGCACCACGGACACCCCGTGGGAGGTCGAGGGACGCCAGCACCCGGTGGCCACCGCCGAGGACGTAGACTACCTCCTCGAGCACGCGAACTCGGTGCTCCGCTCGGACCTGACCCGCGCCGACCTCATCGGCGTCTACGCCGGTCTGCGTCCGCTGCTCCAGCCCGGCACCAAGGACGGCGCGGCGTCGACCAAGGTCTCGCGCGACCACACGGTCGTCGAGGCGGCGCCGGGCCTGACGGTCATCTCCGGCGGCAAGCTCACCTCCTACCGGCTCATGGCCGAGCACGCCGTCGACCACGCCCTCGGCAAGCACGAGGCGAAGGCGAAGCCCTCGGTGACGCCGAGCACCCCGCTGGTCGGGGCCGCCGGGCTGGCCGCCTACGAGAGCCAGGCGCCCCGGATCGCCCAGCAGTACGGCTGGACCGCCGACCGGCTCGAGCACCTCCTCGGCCGCTACGGCACCGACCTGCCGACGCTGCTGGCCATGATCGACGACGACCCCGACCTCGGCCGCCCGCTCGCCGCCGCGCCGGAGTACCTCCGGGCCGAGGTGGCCATGGCCGTCACCCACGAGGGCGCGCTCCACCTCGAGGACATCCTCGCGCGCCGGATCCGCCTGTTCTACGAGAGCGCCGACCGGGGCCTCGCGGCCCTGGACGAGATGGCCGAGATCGTCCGGCCCCTGCTCGGCTGGGACGAGGCCCGGGCGCTCGAGGAGAAGGCGTCCTACACGGCCCTGGCGGAGGCCGAGGCCGCCGCCCTGCGCACCCACACCGACGTCGAGGCCGAGCGGGCACGCCTGGCGGCCCCCGACCTCGTCCCCCTCCGCCCCCTTGCCACCGAGTGA
- a CDS encoding sugar-binding transcriptional regulator, with protein sequence MSEREDAVYEAASMYYLQDVTMEVIARRMRVSRSTVSRMIKEARSSGLVRVSIEPRGDGASALSRHLHQRFGVRARVVPVRAGATDVQRLDQVARVAGRLITEWVQPGTVLGLAWGTTLSAVVEHLVPKHAPGSAVVQLNGAANPVTSGIPHAGSIITAAAEAFDASVHHFPVPAFFDYAGTKQAMWRERSIRSVLTVQARADMAVFGVGAFTGALASHVYAGGYMSEEDQQLLRAEGVVGDVCTVLLREDGSYADIELNARATGPTPAELARVARRVCVVAGNAKVPPLLGALRARVATDLIIDEGTARTLLDRARQPIPAVPGSGRGER encoded by the coding sequence GTGAGCGAGCGTGAGGACGCGGTCTACGAGGCGGCGTCCATGTACTACCTGCAGGACGTCACGATGGAGGTGATCGCCCGGCGGATGCGCGTCTCGCGCTCCACCGTGTCGCGGATGATCAAGGAGGCGCGCTCCTCCGGCCTGGTGCGGGTGAGCATCGAGCCGCGCGGCGACGGCGCGAGCGCCCTCTCGCGCCACCTCCACCAGCGCTTCGGCGTCCGGGCGCGGGTCGTGCCGGTGCGGGCGGGCGCCACGGACGTCCAGCGCCTGGACCAGGTGGCCCGCGTGGCGGGCCGGCTCATCACCGAGTGGGTGCAGCCCGGCACCGTGCTCGGCCTGGCGTGGGGGACGACCCTGTCCGCCGTCGTCGAGCACCTCGTGCCCAAGCACGCGCCGGGCAGCGCGGTCGTCCAGCTCAACGGGGCCGCCAACCCGGTCACGTCGGGGATCCCGCACGCCGGGTCGATCATCACCGCCGCCGCGGAGGCGTTCGACGCCTCCGTCCACCACTTCCCGGTGCCGGCGTTCTTCGACTACGCCGGGACGAAGCAGGCCATGTGGCGCGAGCGTTCCATCCGCAGCGTCCTGACCGTCCAGGCAAGGGCGGACATGGCGGTCTTCGGGGTGGGCGCCTTCACAGGGGCGCTCGCGTCGCACGTCTACGCCGGGGGCTACATGTCCGAGGAGGACCAGCAGCTCCTCCGGGCCGAGGGGGTGGTGGGCGACGTGTGCACCGTGCTGCTGCGCGAGGACGGCTCCTACGCCGACATCGAGCTCAACGCGCGGGCGACCGGACCGACCCCCGCCGAGCTCGCCCGGGTGGCGCGCCGGGTGTGCGTCGTCGCCGGAAACGCCAAGGTGCCGCCGCTGCTGGGGGCGCTGCGGGCGCGGGTCGCCACCGACCTCATCATCGACGAGGGAACCGCCCGGACCCTCCTGGACCGTGCGCGCCAGCCGATCCCGGCCGTGCCAGGATCGGGCCGTGGAGAACGCTGA
- a CDS encoding LutC/YkgG family protein: MEAREAILARVHDALARSQQGPAPEVVRAYRASSDVAPGSPEALELLTDRLVDYRARVHTADEAGLPQVLAGLLAAAGSVVVPPGLPWTGLLESLDVEVLGDTPPLGNTELDRAGAVVTAARVAIAETGTIVLDGQPDQGRRALSLVPDHHVCVLRRDQVVATVPEAVAVLGRHPERPQTWIAGPSATSDIELVRVEGVHGPRTLDVVILG, encoded by the coding sequence ATGGAGGCACGCGAGGCGATCCTCGCCCGGGTCCACGACGCGCTGGCCCGGTCCCAGCAGGGTCCGGCGCCCGAGGTGGTCCGTGCGTACCGGGCCTCGTCCGACGTCGCCCCGGGATCGCCCGAGGCGCTGGAGCTGCTCACCGACCGCCTCGTCGACTACCGCGCCAGGGTGCACACCGCCGACGAGGCCGGCCTCCCGCAGGTGCTGGCCGGGCTTCTCGCGGCGGCGGGATCCGTCGTCGTCCCCCCGGGCCTGCCGTGGACCGGGCTGCTGGAGTCGCTGGACGTGGAGGTCCTCGGCGACACCCCGCCGCTGGGCAACACCGAGCTGGACCGGGCCGGCGCCGTCGTCACGGCGGCCCGTGTCGCGATCGCCGAGACGGGCACCATCGTCCTGGACGGCCAGCCCGACCAGGGACGGCGCGCGCTCAGCCTCGTGCCCGACCACCACGTGTGCGTCCTGCGTCGCGACCAGGTGGTTGCCACCGTGCCCGAGGCGGTCGCCGTTCTCGGCCGGCACCCGGAACGTCCCCAGACCTGGATCGCGGGACCGTCCGCGACGTCGGACATCGAGCTCGTCCGGGTGGAGGGAGTTCACGGCCCGCGCACCCTCGACGTCGTCATCCTCGGCTGA
- a CDS encoding MIP/aquaporin family protein, producing the protein MGTGMLTLLGCGVVANAILPKNKGFNGGWIVITWGWGLAVFAGVYVAFKSGAHLNPAVTLGLWASGGDLFGGNEDLGIAAVPATISNVLVYISGEMVGAFLGAVIMYLAYKQHFDEDADPGTKLAVFSTGPAIRSYGWNFVTEVVGTFVLVFVILLFGPSPSGLGPLAVALLVVGIGLSLGGPTGYAINPARDLGPRIAHAVLPIRGKGSSDWGYSWVPIAGPVVGGVLGGLLGAAVV; encoded by the coding sequence ATGGGCACCGGCATGCTCACCCTGCTCGGCTGTGGTGTCGTCGCGAACGCCATCCTGCCCAAGAACAAGGGCTTCAACGGCGGCTGGATCGTCATCACCTGGGGATGGGGTCTCGCCGTCTTCGCCGGCGTGTACGTGGCCTTCAAGTCCGGGGCCCACCTCAACCCCGCCGTCACCCTGGGCCTGTGGGCCAGCGGCGGCGACCTCTTCGGTGGCAACGAGGACCTCGGCATCGCCGCCGTGCCGGCCACCATCAGCAACGTCCTTGTCTACATCAGCGGCGAGATGGTGGGCGCCTTCCTCGGTGCCGTCATCATGTACCTCGCCTACAAGCAGCACTTCGACGAGGACGCCGACCCCGGCACCAAGCTCGCGGTCTTCTCCACCGGGCCGGCCATCCGCAGCTACGGCTGGAACTTCGTCACCGAGGTCGTCGGCACGTTCGTCCTGGTCTTCGTCATCCTCCTGTTCGGTCCGTCGCCGTCGGGTCTCGGTCCGCTCGCCGTCGCCCTGCTGGTCGTCGGCATCGGTCTGAGCCTCGGTGGCCCCACCGGCTACGCGATCAACCCGGCCCGCGACCTCGGTCCGCGCATCGCCCACGCCGTCCTGCCGATCCGCGGCAAGGGCTCCTCCGACTGGGGCTACTCCTGGGTCCCGATCGCCGGCCCGGTCGTCGGCGGTGTCCTTGGCGGCCTGCTCGGAGCAGCCGTCGTCTGA
- a CDS encoding GNAT family N-acetyltransferase codes for MPDGAPSTTDDAVTSRPAGGPQEGLFDLPPGSRRPTARVVLLTGPSGAGKTSLTRRMGLPVVSLDDFYLDGDHPALPRRYGVVDWDSPATWDRAGAMDALLRLSSTGQAELPVYDIPTNRRTGTTQLSLDGFPVFIAEGIFAAEIVEACREEDILADALCIWRPRAQTFWFRLMRDLGESRKPPMTLVRRGLSLYRNEPVMIADLTAKGARKVRVDEAEARIEDLLRAAATEERPLPAAPGGYRVETGRPSPETYRALRAACGLTPRTDEAAVAGLAGTWHGVVVRHGSEVVGMGRVVGDGGSFFQLVDVCVLPAHQGRGLGGQVVAELLAHLRDHAPAGAYVSLVAEPDAARLYRRHGFVETDPAVGMALTL; via the coding sequence ATGCCCGACGGCGCGCCTTCCACCACCGACGACGCCGTCACCTCCCGGCCCGCCGGCGGGCCGCAGGAGGGCCTGTTCGACCTGCCACCGGGGAGCCGTCGGCCCACCGCCCGGGTCGTGCTCCTCACCGGCCCGTCCGGCGCGGGCAAGACGTCGCTGACCCGTCGCATGGGCCTGCCCGTGGTCTCCCTCGACGACTTCTACCTCGACGGCGACCACCCCGCCCTGCCCCGGCGCTACGGCGTGGTCGACTGGGACTCCCCGGCCACCTGGGACCGGGCCGGCGCGATGGACGCGCTGCTGCGCCTGTCCAGCACCGGGCAGGCGGAGCTGCCCGTCTACGACATCCCCACCAACCGGCGCACCGGGACCACCCAGCTCTCCCTGGACGGCTTCCCGGTGTTCATCGCCGAGGGCATCTTCGCCGCCGAGATCGTCGAGGCGTGCCGCGAGGAGGACATCCTCGCCGACGCCCTGTGCATCTGGCGGCCCCGCGCACAGACCTTCTGGTTCCGTCTCATGCGCGACCTCGGCGAGTCCCGCAAGCCCCCGATGACGCTGGTGCGGCGCGGGCTGAGCCTGTACCGCAACGAGCCCGTGATGATCGCCGACCTCACCGCCAAGGGTGCCCGGAAGGTGCGGGTGGACGAGGCCGAGGCGCGCATCGAGGACCTGCTGAGGGCGGCCGCCACCGAGGAGCGTCCCCTCCCCGCCGCACCCGGCGGCTACCGGGTCGAGACCGGCCGGCCCTCGCCCGAGACCTACCGGGCGCTGCGGGCGGCGTGCGGGCTGACCCCGCGCACCGACGAGGCCGCCGTGGCGGGTCTCGCGGGGACCTGGCACGGCGTCGTCGTGCGGCACGGCTCCGAGGTGGTCGGGATGGGGCGCGTCGTGGGCGACGGCGGCAGCTTCTTCCAGCTCGTCGACGTCTGCGTGCTCCCGGCCCACCAGGGGCGGGGCCTGGGCGGGCAGGTCGTGGCCGAGCTCCTGGCGCACCTGCGCGACCACGCCCCGGCAGGCGCGTACGTCTCGCTCGTCGCCGAGCCCGACGCCGCCAGGCTCTACCGGCGGCACGGGTTCGTCGAGACCGACCCGGCCGTCGGGATGGCCCTGACCCTGTGA
- a CDS encoding DUF4349 domain-containing protein gives MRLLRRLPALLVLLLLLTSCSMGGGDTASEESAGGGGVGAPGGGEGGDGAVTDSDGDGEVIDGDRQVISTGSMTLVVEDPAAAADEVTALVRAAGGRVDERSERAGGDGLEPSAWLVVRVPSDELDDTLDALAELGEQRDLDIGSVDVTGTARDLDARIGALEASVDRLLGLLADAQSSEALIAAESALNERQSELEALKAERRHIGEQVAMATVSVQLVARSSPTLEPSGFLGGLRTGWDALVSFVGAVLVTLGVLVPWIALAAVVTAIALPLWRRRRRAAPPRPGGRAPAPAQQPPAQATAPQHAPPPRQPPTGPTGPPSGPGAPPVSGA, from the coding sequence ATGAGGCTCCTGCGCCGGCTCCCGGCCCTGCTCGTGCTGCTGCTCCTCCTCACCTCCTGCAGCATGGGCGGTGGCGACACCGCGAGCGAGGAGTCCGCCGGCGGCGGCGGCGTCGGTGCGCCCGGAGGCGGCGAGGGCGGCGACGGCGCGGTCACGGACAGCGACGGCGACGGCGAGGTCATCGACGGCGACCGGCAGGTTATCAGCACCGGCTCGATGACCCTGGTCGTCGAGGACCCGGCGGCGGCCGCCGACGAGGTGACCGCCCTCGTCCGCGCGGCCGGCGGGCGCGTGGACGAGCGGTCCGAACGGGCCGGCGGCGACGGGCTCGAGCCGTCCGCCTGGCTCGTGGTGCGGGTCCCGTCCGACGAGCTCGACGACACCCTCGACGCGCTCGCGGAGCTGGGTGAGCAGCGCGACCTCGACATCGGCTCGGTGGACGTCACGGGCACCGCCCGCGACCTGGACGCGCGGATCGGCGCCCTCGAGGCCTCCGTCGACCGGCTGCTCGGCCTGCTCGCCGACGCCCAGAGCTCCGAGGCGCTCATCGCCGCGGAGTCCGCGCTCAACGAGCGGCAGTCCGAGCTCGAGGCGCTCAAGGCGGAGCGGCGCCACATCGGCGAGCAGGTCGCGATGGCCACCGTCTCGGTCCAGCTCGTGGCGCGCAGCTCGCCGACGCTCGAGCCCTCGGGCTTCCTCGGCGGCCTGCGCACCGGCTGGGACGCACTGGTCTCCTTCGTCGGCGCGGTGCTCGTGACCCTCGGCGTCCTCGTGCCCTGGATCGCGCTCGCCGCCGTCGTCACCGCGATCGCCCTGCCGCTGTGGCGCCGCCGTCGCCGGGCGGCCCCGCCGCGCCCCGGTGGGCGCGCTCCGGCGCCCGCCCAGCAGCCGCCGGCCCAGGCCACGGCCCCGCAGCA
- a CDS encoding (Fe-S)-binding protein, protein MRIALFATCIAETMFPQAPVATVRLLERLGHEVLFPPGQACCGQMHTNTGYLDQAVPVVRNHVAAFAPVLDGEWDAIVAPSGSCVGSVRHQQAMVADRVGDRGLARDAAAVAEHTYELSELLVDVLGLTDVGAHFPHRVTYHPTCHSLRMVHVGDRPLRLLRAVDGIDLVDLPEAESCCGFGGTFALKNAETSAAMVGEKVRNVISTGAEVLTAGDYSCLMNMGGRLSRHGTGVTVAHLAEILASTREAPWEPAFLPRSAQAVKP, encoded by the coding sequence ATGCGCATCGCCCTGTTCGCGACGTGCATCGCCGAGACGATGTTCCCCCAGGCACCGGTGGCCACGGTGCGCCTCCTCGAACGGCTCGGGCACGAGGTCCTCTTCCCACCCGGTCAGGCCTGCTGCGGCCAGATGCACACCAACACCGGCTACCTCGACCAGGCGGTGCCGGTGGTGCGTAACCACGTCGCGGCGTTCGCGCCGGTCCTGGACGGCGAGTGGGACGCGATCGTCGCGCCGTCGGGCTCCTGCGTGGGCTCGGTGCGCCACCAGCAGGCCATGGTCGCCGACCGGGTGGGCGACCGGGGGCTGGCCCGGGACGCCGCCGCCGTCGCGGAGCACACCTACGAGCTCTCCGAGCTCCTCGTGGACGTCCTCGGCCTCACCGACGTCGGCGCGCACTTCCCGCACCGGGTCACCTACCACCCCACCTGCCACTCCCTGCGGATGGTGCACGTGGGCGACCGGCCGCTGCGCCTGCTCCGCGCGGTGGACGGGATCGACCTCGTCGACCTGCCCGAGGCGGAGTCGTGCTGCGGCTTCGGTGGGACGTTCGCCCTGAAGAACGCCGAGACCTCCGCCGCCATGGTCGGCGAGAAGGTGCGCAACGTCATCTCCACGGGGGCCGAGGTGCTCACCGCCGGGGACTACTCCTGCCTCATGAACATGGGCGGGCGCCTGTCCCGCCACGGAACCGGCGTCACCGTGGCGCACCTGGCAGAGATCCTCGCCAGCACGAGGGAGGCACCGTGGGAGCCGGCCTTCCTGCCCCGCTCGGCCCAGGCGGTGAAGCCGTGA